One Triticum dicoccoides isolate Atlit2015 ecotype Zavitan chromosome 5B, WEW_v2.0, whole genome shotgun sequence genomic window carries:
- the LOC119312142 gene encoding zinc finger A20 and AN1 domain-containing stress-associated protein 6-like — translation MAQESWKEAEDTGVHAPEAPIMCINNCGFFGNRMTENMCSKCYRDTVKAKKMALLVENKTAAAVASSPTPLVAEIKDEASASAKEGKQVAEEEAPKPPSNRCLSCRKKVGLTGFKCRCGDTFCSMHRYADAHDCKFDYKQAGREQIAQQNPVVKADKVTRF, via the coding sequence ATGGCGCAAGAGAGTTGGAAAGAGGCAGAGGATACGGGTGTCCACGCGCCCGAGGCTCCGATAATGTGCATCAACAACTGTGGCTTCTTCGGCAACCGGATGACCGAAAACATGTGCTCGAAGTGTTACCGAGACACTGTCAAGGCCAAGAAGATGGCCCTTCTAGTTGAGAACAAAACTGCCGCTGCTGTTGCATCGTCACCCACACCATTGGTGGCCGAGATCAAGGATGAAGCGTCTGCCTCAGCCAAAGAAGGAAAACAagtagccgaggaggaggcgccgAAGCCACCGAGCAACCGCTGCCTGTCGTGCCGGAAGAAGGTCGGGCTGACGGGGTTCAAGTGCCGCTGCGGAGACACCTTCTGCTCGATGCACCGCTACGCCGACGCGCACGATTGCAAGTTCGACTACAAGCAGGCCGGCAGGGAGCAGATCGCCCAGCAGAACCCCGTggtcaaggctgacaaggtcaccagaTTCTGA